Proteins encoded by one window of Tunturibacter psychrotolerans:
- the murD gene encoding UDP-N-acetylmuramoyl-L-alanine--D-glutamate ligase — MDLKNKRVLVVGLGKSGLSAAMFLRAQGARVTVSDSRSAVALAKEIPALLEAGIMVESGGHGLLTFRRQDLIVISPGVPMDTPEVKQVVAFGLTVIGELELASRYLLGQVVAITGSNGKTTTTTLVGKILSDAGVPTQVGGNIGLPVIDLVAKSTPETVNVLEVSSFQLETIEDFHPRIAVILNITPDHLDRHGSFEKYVAAKERIFERQGAGDALVLNGDDRVTQMSAARAKSEVFWFSGTKAVRRGAFVRDGVIVWVEKEGGVTEPIMPVSEVHLKGAHNIENVLAAVCAARLAKVSAESIRASVATFTAVEHRLELVRKLNGVEFYNDSKATNVDATMKAVASFSKGIHLILGGKDKDSNYGTMAELLKERVKAVYTIGSAAEKIERQLHGVVKMVAAGTMQTAVTEAAKAAAAGDVVLLSPACSSFDQFENYEHRGRVFRQLVDELI; from the coding sequence ATGGATTTGAAGAACAAGCGGGTGTTGGTTGTAGGACTTGGGAAATCCGGCCTGTCTGCGGCGATGTTTCTGCGCGCGCAAGGGGCTCGGGTGACGGTGAGCGATTCGCGGAGTGCTGTGGCTTTGGCGAAAGAGATTCCTGCGTTGTTGGAAGCGGGGATCATGGTTGAGTCTGGGGGGCACGGGCTTCTGACATTTCGGCGGCAGGATCTGATTGTGATCTCGCCTGGCGTGCCAATGGATACGCCGGAGGTGAAGCAGGTAGTGGCGTTTGGGCTGACCGTGATTGGTGAGTTGGAATTGGCGAGTCGCTACCTGTTGGGGCAAGTGGTTGCGATTACCGGGTCGAATGGGAAGACCACGACCACGACGTTGGTGGGGAAGATTTTGAGTGATGCTGGGGTGCCGACGCAGGTGGGAGGGAACATTGGTCTGCCGGTGATCGATCTGGTGGCGAAGAGTACGCCTGAGACGGTGAATGTGCTGGAGGTGTCGAGCTTCCAACTGGAGACCATTGAGGATTTTCATCCGCGGATTGCGGTGATCCTCAACATTACGCCAGATCATCTGGATCGACATGGGAGCTTCGAGAAGTATGTGGCGGCGAAGGAGCGAATCTTCGAGCGGCAAGGCGCTGGTGATGCGCTGGTGTTGAACGGCGACGATCGCGTGACGCAGATGAGCGCGGCGCGGGCGAAGAGTGAGGTGTTCTGGTTCAGCGGGACGAAGGCGGTTCGACGCGGTGCGTTTGTGCGTGATGGCGTGATTGTTTGGGTGGAGAAGGAGGGTGGGGTGACCGAGCCGATCATGCCGGTTTCGGAGGTGCATCTGAAGGGTGCGCACAACATCGAGAACGTGCTTGCAGCGGTTTGTGCGGCTCGTTTGGCGAAGGTTTCGGCAGAGAGTATTCGGGCTTCGGTGGCAACGTTTACTGCAGTGGAGCATCGGCTGGAGCTGGTGAGAAAGCTGAATGGCGTTGAGTTCTATAACGACTCAAAGGCGACCAATGTGGATGCGACGATGAAGGCTGTGGCTTCGTTCAGCAAGGGAATTCACTTGATTCTTGGTGGGAAGGACAAGGACTCGAACTACGGGACGATGGCGGAGTTGCTGAAGGAGCGGGTGAAGGCTGTTTATACGATTGGTTCGGCTGCAGAAAAGATTGAGCGTCAGCTTCACGGAGTCGTGAAGATGGTGGCAGCGGGAACGATGCAGACGGCGGTGACGGAGGCGGCCAAGGCTGCCGCGGCTGGTGATGTGGTGCTGCTGTCGCCTGCCTGCTCGAGCTTCGACCAGTTTGAGAACTATGAGCATAGGGGCCGCGTGTTTCGGCAGCTGGTAGACGAACTAATTTAG
- the rsmH gene encoding 16S rRNA (cytosine(1402)-N(4))-methyltransferase RsmH has product MKSPQHVPVLLEEVLEYLNVRPGGVVVDATLGLAGHSSEIAKRLGGKGKLIGFDRDPEAMEKAKARLEVLRAELGDEMPEVVFEPRAFSEASSLIEPGSLDGLLADFGVSSLQLDEAHRGFSFRTDGPLDMRMDTRSGETAEQVVNQEDENELADLIYEFGEERRSRRIARAIVRARPITTTAELARIVSAEAPPMKGEKIHPATRTFQALRIRVNNELGEIQSLLKSAGSLLKPGGRLVLISFHSLEDRLVKDAFKAAKDAKVFEVLTKKPVVAAEQEQMRNPRSRSAKMRAAEKI; this is encoded by the coding sequence ATGAAGAGTCCGCAACATGTGCCGGTTCTTTTAGAAGAAGTTTTGGAGTATTTGAATGTGCGGCCGGGCGGCGTGGTGGTTGACGCGACGCTGGGTCTGGCGGGGCACTCTTCGGAGATAGCGAAGAGGCTGGGCGGCAAAGGCAAGTTGATTGGCTTTGACCGTGACCCGGAGGCGATGGAAAAGGCTAAAGCAAGGCTTGAGGTTTTGCGGGCTGAGCTGGGAGACGAGATGCCGGAGGTGGTGTTTGAGCCGAGGGCGTTTTCGGAGGCTTCGAGCCTGATTGAGCCGGGGAGCCTGGATGGTTTGCTTGCTGATTTTGGCGTGAGCAGCCTGCAGCTGGACGAGGCGCACAGAGGATTTAGTTTTCGGACCGATGGCCCGCTAGATATGCGGATGGATACGCGCAGCGGGGAGACGGCCGAGCAAGTGGTAAATCAGGAAGACGAAAACGAACTCGCCGACCTGATTTACGAATTCGGAGAGGAAAGGAGGTCGCGGAGAATCGCCAGAGCCATTGTTAGGGCCCGGCCGATTACGACTACAGCGGAATTGGCTCGAATCGTATCGGCCGAGGCCCCACCAATGAAAGGCGAGAAGATTCATCCCGCTACCAGGACCTTTCAGGCACTTCGGATTCGCGTGAATAACGAGTTGGGAGAGATTCAATCGCTGCTGAAGAGCGCGGGGTCTCTGCTGAAGCCGGGAGGAAGGCTGGTGTTGATCAGCTTCCACTCTTTGGAGGACCGGCTGGTGAAGGATGCGTTCAAGGCGGCAAAGGACGCGAAGGTATTTGAGGTTTTGACGAAGAAGCCGGTTGTGGCGGCAGAGCAAGAGCAGATGAGAAATCCGCGGTCGCGCAGTGCCAAGATGAGGGCGGCCGAAAAAATTTAG
- a CDS encoding penicillin-binding transpeptidase domain-containing protein yields the protein MNKAPRQTLTAPIRRIRFAYVALFFCAWTCLIAVRLGWLQVVRHSDFVHRAAMQQQRTFEVAPRRGMLYDRNLRELAVTVQVDSVYAVPSELGDNRASAAEILAEIVHADPTDNFTSQQQMLARFNASRNFAWVARKVDPGIAERLRELNLKGVYFQKEFKRFYPNNDLAAQVLGYVGTDDIGLGGLERQFDEDMHGEPGHMLTALDAKRHVLGSEESQPMPGENLVLSIDANIQYMAERALDAQMLKTRALHGTVVVQDPHTGQILALAISPRFNPNDQKHMDSSVLQNLAVSDVYEPGSTFKLVTYSAALDGAGVQPTDLVDCQNGAMTMYGRTLHDDHSDHFGVVTVQYALEHSSDVGAAKMALKLGPNKFYSYMRGFGFGDRSGIELPSETRGLLRAPKKWGSTSILSMAIGQEVGVTPVQLVTMVSALANGGVYMPPHVLLQSTDEMKGDARLKPAAFRPSNQLPTTLPDGAHRVISEMTSAKMRMMMQGIVTEGTGKLAALNGYSSAGKTGTAQKIDVATHTYSHTKLVASFAGFAPVSNPAISIAVVIDTPTAGGEAAHYGGAASAPVFADVAQQVLEYLGVPHDQPLKTKKELQIAQKDAADDSPADSTADLSAMFDDVNSLPADDPLRAPISAAAVDVAASENSVVRTAKASGDSPGILNLLPAKVLAAFRTNGESGSGGTDAARLVPQKAAPTVETKEKGAVVVDASLRVPVPSFDGLGLRGVVERADAVGLRVQAVGNGLAREQVPAAGTMVGAGTEIVVRFSR from the coding sequence ATGAACAAGGCGCCACGGCAGACGTTGACCGCTCCGATACGGAGGATCCGTTTCGCCTATGTGGCGCTGTTTTTTTGTGCGTGGACGTGTTTGATTGCAGTGCGGCTGGGGTGGCTGCAGGTGGTGCGGCACTCGGACTTTGTGCATCGGGCGGCGATGCAACAGCAGAGGACGTTTGAGGTCGCTCCGCGGCGGGGCATGTTGTATGACCGCAATCTGCGGGAGCTTGCGGTGACGGTGCAGGTGGATAGCGTGTATGCGGTGCCGTCGGAGCTTGGAGATAATCGTGCGAGCGCGGCGGAGATATTGGCTGAGATTGTGCATGCTGATCCGACTGACAACTTTACGTCGCAACAGCAGATGCTGGCGCGGTTCAATGCTTCGAGGAACTTTGCGTGGGTGGCGAGGAAGGTCGATCCTGGGATCGCCGAACGTCTGCGCGAGTTGAATTTGAAGGGTGTTTATTTTCAAAAGGAGTTTAAGAGGTTTTATCCGAACAATGATTTGGCCGCGCAGGTGTTGGGATATGTGGGCACGGATGATATAGGGCTGGGTGGGTTGGAACGGCAGTTTGATGAAGATATGCACGGCGAGCCGGGGCATATGTTGACTGCGCTCGATGCGAAGCGGCATGTGTTGGGGAGTGAAGAGAGCCAGCCGATGCCGGGTGAGAATCTGGTTCTGTCGATTGACGCGAATATTCAGTATATGGCGGAGCGTGCGCTGGATGCGCAGATGTTGAAGACACGGGCGCTGCATGGGACTGTGGTGGTGCAGGATCCGCATACGGGACAGATTCTGGCGCTGGCGATTTCGCCGCGGTTCAATCCGAATGACCAGAAGCATATGGATTCGAGTGTGCTGCAAAACCTGGCGGTGAGTGATGTGTATGAGCCGGGGTCGACGTTCAAGCTGGTGACGTATTCGGCGGCGCTGGATGGTGCAGGGGTGCAGCCGACGGATCTGGTGGACTGCCAGAACGGGGCGATGACGATGTATGGCCGTACGCTGCATGACGATCATAGCGACCACTTTGGCGTGGTGACGGTGCAGTATGCGCTGGAGCACTCGAGTGACGTGGGTGCGGCGAAGATGGCGCTGAAGCTGGGGCCGAATAAGTTCTATAGCTATATGCGGGGATTTGGTTTTGGAGACCGGTCGGGGATTGAACTGCCGAGCGAGACGCGCGGTCTGCTGCGAGCGCCGAAGAAGTGGGGATCGACGAGCATACTGTCGATGGCGATCGGGCAGGAGGTAGGTGTGACGCCGGTTCAGCTGGTGACGATGGTGAGCGCGTTGGCGAATGGCGGGGTCTACATGCCGCCGCATGTGTTGCTGCAATCGACCGATGAGATGAAGGGTGATGCGAGGTTGAAGCCAGCGGCGTTTCGGCCTTCGAATCAGCTGCCAACCACGCTGCCGGATGGTGCTCATCGGGTGATCTCGGAGATGACGTCGGCCAAGATGCGCATGATGATGCAGGGCATTGTGACTGAGGGTACGGGGAAGCTGGCGGCGTTGAATGGGTACAGCTCTGCAGGCAAGACGGGGACCGCTCAGAAGATCGATGTGGCGACACATACGTACTCGCATACGAAGCTGGTGGCGAGCTTTGCGGGGTTTGCGCCGGTGAGCAATCCTGCGATTTCGATCGCTGTGGTCATCGACACGCCGACGGCTGGCGGGGAAGCGGCGCACTACGGCGGAGCAGCGAGTGCGCCGGTGTTTGCGGATGTGGCGCAGCAGGTGTTGGAGTACCTGGGCGTGCCGCATGATCAACCGCTGAAGACGAAGAAAGAGTTGCAGATCGCACAGAAGGACGCTGCTGATGACTCTCCTGCCGATAGCACGGCGGACTTGAGCGCGATGTTTGACGATGTGAATAGTTTGCCGGCGGATGATCCATTGCGCGCGCCTATTAGTGCAGCGGCTGTGGATGTTGCGGCTAGCGAGAACTCGGTTGTTCGCACGGCGAAGGCGTCGGGAGACTCGCCGGGGATCCTAAATCTGCTTCCAGCGAAGGTGCTTGCGGCGTTTCGGACAAATGGTGAGTCGGGTTCGGGAGGAACGGACGCTGCGCGTCTGGTGCCTCAGAAGGCTGCGCCAACTGTTGAGACAAAAGAGAAGGGTGCCGTTGTGGTGGACGCCAGCCTGCGAGTTCCTGTGCCTTCGTTTGATGGATTGGGGCTGCGGGGCGTTGTGGAAAGAGCGGATGCGGTGGGTCTGCGTGTGCAAGCGGTAGGGAATGGGTTGGCACGAGAACAGGTGCCAGCGGCTGGAACGATGGTCGGGGCGGGAACAGAGATCGTGGTGCGGTTCAGCCGATGA
- the mraY gene encoding phospho-N-acetylmuramoyl-pentapeptide-transferase translates to MLYWLLYQKLFPYFRLFRIFRYLTFRTVFASLTALLIGLLIGPYVIEKLREFQIGQYIREEGPQSHQKKSGTPTMGGVLICISILVPTLMWSDLSNPYVWLVMLSTLAFGAIGFTDDYIKVVHRENQGLTAKAKLGLQFVVSAVVAATLVVMEIRGGYSTRLMVPFAKRFRPDLVWEWMGHVPHMHWLVFIPFVVFVMIVIAGASNAVNLTDGLDGLAIGCTIIAAGALTVLTYVSGHVVFSDYLELQRMPMVSELTVFCGSMVGASIGFLWYNAHPAEIFMGDVGSLALGGAIGTVAVVIKQELLLPFIGGVFILEALSVMLQVGSYKLRNGKRIFKMAPLHHHFELMGWSESKVITRFWILALVFALFALTTLKLR, encoded by the coding sequence TTGCTCTATTGGTTGCTGTATCAAAAGCTGTTTCCCTACTTTCGTCTGTTTCGCATCTTTCGATACCTGACGTTTCGTACAGTGTTTGCGAGTCTTACGGCGCTGCTGATCGGCCTCTTGATCGGCCCGTACGTGATCGAGAAACTGCGTGAGTTTCAGATCGGACAGTACATTCGCGAAGAGGGACCGCAGTCGCACCAGAAAAAGAGCGGCACGCCGACGATGGGCGGGGTGCTGATCTGCATCTCGATCCTGGTGCCAACGTTGATGTGGTCCGATCTTTCGAATCCCTATGTATGGCTCGTGATGCTGTCGACGCTTGCGTTTGGCGCGATCGGATTTACGGATGACTATATAAAAGTTGTGCACCGGGAGAATCAGGGATTGACGGCGAAGGCTAAGCTTGGCCTCCAATTTGTAGTAAGCGCGGTGGTGGCGGCAACGCTGGTTGTGATGGAAATTCGCGGAGGCTACTCGACTCGGCTGATGGTGCCGTTTGCAAAACGGTTCCGGCCAGACCTGGTGTGGGAGTGGATGGGCCATGTCCCGCATATGCACTGGTTGGTGTTTATACCGTTCGTTGTCTTTGTGATGATCGTGATCGCGGGGGCGAGCAATGCGGTGAATTTGACCGATGGGCTTGATGGGCTTGCGATCGGCTGCACGATCATTGCGGCCGGAGCGCTGACAGTGCTGACGTATGTAAGCGGACACGTTGTGTTTTCGGATTATCTGGAGCTGCAGCGGATGCCGATGGTGAGCGAACTGACGGTGTTCTGCGGGTCTATGGTGGGGGCGAGTATTGGGTTTCTTTGGTACAACGCTCACCCCGCGGAGATCTTCATGGGGGATGTCGGAAGTCTTGCGTTGGGTGGGGCGATCGGGACTGTGGCGGTTGTGATCAAGCAGGAGCTGTTGCTTCCGTTTATTGGAGGTGTTTTTATTCTTGAGGCGTTGAGCGTGATGCTTCAGGTGGGCAGCTATAAGTTAAGGAATGGCAAACGCATCTTTAAGATGGCTCCGCTGCATCATCATTTTGAATTAATGGGCTGGTCCGAATCGAAGGTGATTACGCGATTCTGGATTCTAGCGCTGGTGTTTGCGTTGTTCGCGTTGACTACTTTGAAGCTGCGATGA
- a CDS encoding UDP-N-acetylmuramoyl-L-alanyl-D-glutamate--2,6-diaminopimelate ligase, protein MNWESLCKGLNAVDRFCASAELSGVQYDSRQVRHGDVFVAMRGEATDGNRYIEAAIGAGASAVVTDSREAYEKLRREHAQVGAAVVERGRRALAEVSSEVMGHPERDLALSAVTGTNGKTTTAFLLETMLRSVGRTCVLIGTIETHVGDEMRVSPHTTPESRDVLEIFENGVRVGATEAVMEMSSHALEQERVWGLPVDVAMFTNLTQDHLDYHGTMENYFAAKARLFEGVGAPLPRVAVINSDDPYGKRLIVGSQASQLMTYGLEPSSGDYRAEEITLHAGETRFIFKTPKGDVPIRSSLTGRVNVYNLLAASCAALARGLTLEEIVAGAASGAQVPGRFEVVPASNNLTVVVDYAHTDDALRNLISLARELVKERGGKVITLFGCGGDRDKTKRPRMGRAAGEGSDLVVLTSDNPRSEDPMTIIEEALAGVRETETKCIVERDRAEAIGLAIRAARAGDIVLLAGKGHEKIQILRDGTVPFDDVAVAAGVLKEIG, encoded by the coding sequence ATGAACTGGGAGAGCCTTTGTAAGGGGCTGAATGCTGTGGATCGTTTCTGTGCTTCCGCCGAACTTTCGGGGGTTCAGTATGACTCTCGGCAAGTGCGGCATGGGGATGTGTTTGTCGCGATGAGGGGAGAGGCGACGGATGGAAATCGCTACATAGAAGCAGCTATCGGAGCAGGGGCGTCGGCGGTGGTGACGGATTCTCGCGAAGCTTATGAGAAGCTGCGTCGAGAACATGCGCAGGTTGGTGCGGCGGTGGTTGAGCGAGGCCGGAGAGCACTCGCTGAGGTCAGCTCTGAGGTGATGGGGCACCCGGAACGCGATCTTGCGCTGAGTGCAGTGACAGGGACGAACGGCAAGACGACGACAGCATTCCTGCTTGAAACCATGCTGCGAAGCGTGGGACGGACTTGTGTGTTAATCGGGACGATTGAGACGCATGTTGGAGATGAAATGCGTGTTTCTCCGCACACCACGCCCGAGTCCCGGGATGTGCTCGAGATTTTTGAGAATGGCGTGAGGGTTGGGGCGACGGAGGCCGTGATGGAGATGTCGTCCCATGCGCTGGAGCAGGAGAGAGTTTGGGGGCTGCCAGTGGATGTGGCGATGTTTACCAATCTGACCCAGGATCATCTCGACTATCACGGGACCATGGAGAATTATTTCGCGGCAAAGGCCAGGCTGTTTGAGGGTGTTGGTGCGCCGCTACCGCGAGTCGCGGTGATCAATAGCGATGATCCTTACGGAAAGCGTCTCATTGTGGGGTCTCAGGCATCTCAATTGATGACGTACGGGCTTGAGCCATCGAGCGGAGACTACAGGGCGGAGGAGATCACGCTGCACGCGGGCGAGACACGATTTATCTTCAAAACTCCGAAGGGGGATGTGCCGATACGGTCTTCTCTGACGGGGAGAGTTAATGTCTACAACCTGCTGGCGGCATCCTGTGCGGCGTTGGCACGAGGGTTGACCTTGGAAGAGATTGTCGCGGGAGCGGCTTCGGGAGCCCAGGTGCCGGGCCGGTTTGAGGTGGTGCCTGCATCAAACAATCTGACCGTGGTGGTGGACTACGCTCATACGGATGACGCGTTGCGGAATTTGATCTCGCTGGCGCGGGAGTTGGTGAAGGAGCGCGGCGGCAAGGTGATTACGCTGTTTGGTTGCGGCGGGGATCGGGATAAGACGAAGCGTCCACGGATGGGCAGGGCCGCTGGTGAGGGAAGTGATCTGGTGGTGCTGACGAGTGATAATCCTCGAAGCGAAGATCCGATGACGATCATCGAAGAGGCTTTGGCGGGAGTGCGCGAGACGGAGACGAAGTGCATCGTGGAGCGGGATCGGGCGGAGGCGATCGGGCTCGCGATTCGTGCAGCGCGAGCCGGAGATATTGTTCTGCTCGCTGGGAAGGGTCATGAAAAGATACAGATTTTGCGGGACGGTACTGTGCCGTTCGACGATGTTGCGGTGGCGGCGGGAGTTTTGAAGGAGATCGGGTGA
- the ftsL gene encoding cell division protein FtsL has product MAASAMAGQQLEMLGSRAQSRAESLTKRNREMFENQRRARRGPTPEVFFTKHIDNSRIVKADDPERRREMRTFSAVMSVLFVLVMVYVWQHFSAIEIGYHVEAQKQQVEQLREENRQLRLTEAQLTDPGRIDKIAKQLGLGEPQPGQVVRPEGGDPSSPVLAQANTAAMQIAQ; this is encoded by the coding sequence ATGGCGGCTTCGGCGATGGCAGGACAACAGTTAGAGATGTTGGGTTCGCGGGCGCAGAGCCGTGCGGAGTCGCTGACGAAGCGGAATCGCGAGATGTTTGAGAACCAACGGCGTGCGCGGCGTGGTCCGACGCCTGAGGTCTTCTTTACGAAGCACATCGACAATAGCCGCATTGTGAAGGCTGACGATCCAGAGCGCCGGCGTGAGATGCGCACGTTCTCGGCAGTGATGAGCGTGTTGTTCGTGCTGGTCATGGTCTATGTCTGGCAGCATTTTTCGGCAATTGAGATTGGGTATCACGTTGAAGCGCAGAAGCAGCAGGTCGAACAGTTGCGCGAGGAGAACCGTCAGTTGCGTTTGACCGAGGCGCAGTTGACGGATCCGGGCCGGATCGACAAGATCGCAAAGCAGCTTGGCTTGGGAGAGCCTCAGCCGGGGCAGGTGGTGCGGCCTGAGGGTGGGGATCCGAGCTCTCCTGTGCTGGCGCAGGCCAATACTGCTGCGATGCAGATTGCGCAGTAA
- a CDS encoding UDP-N-acetylmuramoyl-tripeptide--D-alanyl-D-alanine ligase, with protein sequence MKLTLGQVADWIHADGEFETSAEAVGYGIDSRTIGGGELFFAVRGERLDGHDYVQAALANGAAAAVVSNMWVVPAEVDERRLLLVSDGDDCVLQALQQLAHAVRREWGGRVIGVTGSAGKTTTKEAVAQVLSAKFKVLKTAGNLNNAFGLPLQLLKLEREHEVAVIEMGMNHAGEIAALAKIAEPNWAVISNVGPVHLEFFPDGIAGIARAKYELIEGLPEDGIAVLNFDDAFVAAFGRGLGARAVFYGAGEGADVRAVNVAEVGADGVVFTVEAKGQRESVQLKMLGRHNVPNALAAIAIGLQSGMELSDCAAAVGKLRAGDKRGEVLEWHGTTLINDCYNSNPTALNAMVDATMAIPAERHIVIAGEMLELGSDGASLHAACGARMIERGVDFVLGVRGLAQDLVNAARAAGAKALFVVSPEEAGEWLVANLRPGDVVLLKASRGVRLEKALTVLGTPK encoded by the coding sequence GTGAAGCTTACATTAGGGCAGGTTGCTGACTGGATACACGCGGACGGAGAGTTCGAGACTTCGGCAGAAGCAGTGGGGTACGGAATTGACTCGCGAACGATTGGCGGTGGCGAGCTGTTTTTTGCAGTCCGTGGCGAACGCTTGGATGGACATGACTACGTGCAGGCTGCGCTCGCAAACGGAGCTGCAGCAGCGGTGGTAAGCAATATGTGGGTGGTCCCGGCGGAGGTTGATGAGAGGCGTCTGCTGCTGGTTTCGGATGGGGACGATTGCGTGCTGCAGGCGCTTCAGCAACTGGCCCACGCAGTGCGGAGGGAGTGGGGCGGAAGGGTGATTGGGGTGACGGGGTCGGCGGGGAAGACGACTACAAAGGAAGCCGTCGCTCAGGTTTTGAGCGCGAAGTTCAAGGTATTGAAGACGGCTGGCAACCTGAACAACGCATTCGGCCTGCCGTTACAGCTTCTGAAGCTAGAGCGAGAGCATGAGGTTGCTGTCATCGAGATGGGAATGAATCATGCCGGGGAGATTGCCGCGCTCGCAAAGATTGCAGAGCCGAATTGGGCGGTGATTTCGAATGTGGGGCCGGTACATCTTGAGTTTTTTCCGGATGGAATTGCTGGAATTGCGCGGGCGAAGTATGAGTTGATTGAAGGGCTGCCTGAGGATGGCATTGCGGTTTTGAACTTCGATGATGCTTTCGTGGCAGCGTTTGGGCGCGGATTGGGCGCGCGCGCGGTGTTCTACGGGGCTGGCGAGGGTGCCGATGTGAGAGCGGTCAATGTTGCGGAGGTAGGCGCGGACGGTGTCGTGTTTACGGTCGAGGCCAAGGGCCAGCGTGAGAGTGTGCAGTTGAAGATGCTAGGGCGACACAACGTTCCAAATGCTCTGGCTGCGATCGCGATTGGATTGCAGAGTGGGATGGAGCTTAGCGATTGTGCGGCGGCAGTGGGCAAGCTGCGGGCGGGCGACAAGCGCGGTGAGGTTTTGGAGTGGCATGGAACGACGCTCATCAACGATTGCTACAACTCCAACCCAACGGCGCTGAATGCGATGGTCGATGCGACCATGGCGATTCCTGCGGAACGACATATTGTTATTGCGGGAGAGATGTTGGAGCTGGGGTCGGACGGTGCATCACTGCATGCTGCCTGTGGTGCACGGATGATAGAACGGGGAGTTGATTTTGTGCTCGGAGTACGCGGTCTGGCGCAGGATTTAGTGAATGCCGCACGAGCAGCGGGTGCGAAGGCGCTATTTGTAGTCAGCCCCGAAGAAGCGGGTGAGTGGCTGGTTGCGAATCTGAGGCCGGGCGACGTAGTGTTGTTGAAGGCATCCCGGGGAGTGCGGCTGGAGAAGGCCTTGACGGTGCTTGGTACGCCGAAATAA
- a CDS encoding division/cell wall cluster transcriptional repressor MraZ translates to MFRGNHPTRVDEKGRLKLPAEFKRRVDELYGPQFYITSMDGKRAQVYPLKEWEQIEASLSKMSPMDPVRKKFQDVTNFYGQMAEMDAQGRVLIPQKLRELAKVTGEVNVLGSQTLLEVVNAELFDAEMKKASGAVELTDADLMAFADKTKAVA, encoded by the coding sequence ATGTTTCGGGGAAATCACCCAACACGCGTTGACGAGAAAGGGAGATTAAAACTCCCTGCCGAGTTCAAGCGTCGTGTGGATGAGCTGTACGGACCCCAGTTCTACATAACGAGCATGGATGGAAAGCGGGCGCAGGTTTATCCGCTGAAGGAGTGGGAGCAGATCGAGGCGTCGCTGTCGAAGATGTCGCCGATGGATCCGGTTCGGAAGAAGTTTCAGGATGTAACGAACTTCTATGGGCAGATGGCCGAGATGGACGCACAGGGCCGGGTTTTGATTCCGCAGAAGCTGAGGGAGTTGGCGAAGGTGACGGGCGAGGTCAATGTTCTGGGATCGCAGACGTTGTTGGAAGTTGTGAATGCAGAGCTGTTCGATGCCGAGATGAAGAAGGCCAGTGGAGCTGTAGAGCTGACGGATGCGGATCTGATGGCGTTCGCAGACAAGACCAAGGCAGTTGCTTAG
- the ftsW gene encoding putative lipid II flippase FtsW: protein MAKRVGVDKWLFGVVLLLVLFGLVMVFSASAVMAQSSLGSPYPYVANQAKWAVLGLLVMVWLMRVDYRRYNNPRVVFPAVTVTMLLLVCVFAMPGMNGAHRWIRVAGTTLQASELAKPVLVLFLAYFLQTRIHQMDDWKGTILRAVAVPLLFTALILKEPDLGTGMVCMAVTALMLYLAGAKTRYFAVGAALAAPVLYFMLFHVAFRRARMLAFVNPEADPRGTGFHILQSLIAVGTGGIRGLGLMEGRQKLFYLPEVQTDFIFANICEELGLIGALLVVGLFVALGYRGLRAAFLSTDPFARFLAFGLTTAILIQAFFNMSVVLALLPTKGIPLPFISSGGTSIFITLASMGVLLNITREID, encoded by the coding sequence ATGGCGAAGAGAGTTGGGGTGGACAAGTGGCTCTTCGGAGTGGTGCTGCTGCTGGTGCTTTTTGGGCTGGTGATGGTGTTCTCGGCGTCGGCGGTGATGGCGCAGTCGAGTTTGGGTTCTCCTTATCCTTATGTGGCGAATCAGGCTAAGTGGGCGGTGCTTGGCCTGCTGGTAATGGTCTGGTTGATGCGCGTGGACTACCGCCGCTACAACAACCCCCGAGTAGTGTTTCCAGCAGTTACGGTCACGATGCTCCTGCTGGTGTGCGTGTTTGCCATGCCCGGTATGAATGGTGCGCACCGGTGGATCCGTGTTGCGGGTACGACATTGCAGGCTTCGGAGTTGGCGAAACCTGTGCTGGTGTTGTTTCTGGCTTACTTTTTGCAGACTCGAATCCACCAGATGGATGACTGGAAGGGGACCATTCTGCGTGCAGTTGCCGTGCCCCTGTTGTTTACGGCTTTGATTTTGAAAGAGCCCGATCTTGGGACCGGCATGGTGTGCATGGCGGTGACGGCGTTGATGCTGTATCTGGCAGGGGCGAAGACCAGGTATTTTGCGGTTGGTGCTGCATTGGCGGCTCCTGTTCTCTACTTCATGCTGTTTCATGTTGCGTTTCGACGGGCGCGAATGCTGGCGTTTGTAAATCCTGAGGCCGATCCTCGCGGGACTGGATTTCACATCCTTCAATCGCTGATTGCGGTGGGAACGGGCGGGATTCGCGGGCTTGGGTTGATGGAAGGACGGCAGAAGCTGTTCTATTTGCCGGAAGTTCAGACGGATTTTATCTTTGCGAACATCTGCGAAGAGCTGGGGTTGATTGGAGCGCTTCTGGTGGTTGGGTTGTTCGTGGCACTGGGGTATCGTGGGCTGCGGGCAGCGTTTCTTTCGACCGATCCGTTTGCTCGCTTTCTCGCGTTTGGCCTGACGACCGCGATCTTGATCCAGGCTTTCTTCAATATGAGTGTGGTGCTGGCGCTGTTGCCTACCAAGGGGATTCCGCTGCCGTTTATCTCTTCGGGTGGAACTTCGATCTTTATTACTTTGGCCAGCATGGGTGTGCTGTTGAACATTACGCGCGAGATTGATTGA